From one Conyzicola nivalis genomic stretch:
- a CDS encoding RidA family protein encodes MTTTPTPVDPPDLPDNPAFAQGMILPAAPTLYVSGQNGLDASGTLLDGLEAQTEQALRNVLAVLAAAGTDAAHTAKLTIYLDPGVDPDPAYAASRAVWTARTAVTVLAISPARAGALVEIEAVATIP; translated from the coding sequence ATGACCACCACCCCTACGCCGGTCGACCCTCCCGACCTGCCGGACAACCCGGCCTTCGCGCAGGGCATGATCCTGCCGGCGGCGCCCACCCTGTACGTGAGCGGCCAGAACGGCCTCGATGCCAGCGGCACTCTGCTCGACGGACTCGAGGCGCAGACCGAGCAGGCGCTGCGCAACGTGCTGGCCGTACTCGCCGCGGCCGGCACCGATGCCGCGCACACCGCCAAGCTCACCATCTACCTCGACCCGGGCGTGGACCCGGATCCGGCCTACGCCGCCAGCCGTGCGGTGTGGACCGCCCGTACGGCGGTCACCGTGCTCGCGATTTCACCGGCCCGGGCGGGCGCCCTCGTCGAGATCGAGGCAGTCGCGACGATTCCCTGA
- a CDS encoding formylglycine-generating enzyme family protein: MGVIAPAAELVAIDGAEFTMGSDRHYPEEAPAHRAHVESFRMSRTQVTNREFAAFARATGYRTVAERPLDPESYPGAPPENLQPGSMVFTGTPGPVDLRHLSQWWAWVPGANWRRPFGPGSTIADRADHPVVHVAHEDAAAYAEWAGGRLPTEAEWELAARGGRHAASFTWGDDPEPAGAHLANFWHGEFPWRARPGYGWTTPVGSFPPNDFGLYDMAGNVWEWTSDWYAPHEEAAGCCVPEVSSVEPGSPFDVPRRVVKGGSFLCADSYCQRYRPAARRGQAVDTGMSHVGFRLAL, from the coding sequence GTGGGGGTCATCGCGCCCGCTGCCGAGCTGGTGGCGATCGACGGCGCGGAATTCACCATGGGTTCCGACCGCCACTACCCCGAGGAGGCACCCGCGCATCGGGCGCACGTAGAGAGCTTCCGGATGAGCCGCACCCAGGTCACCAACCGCGAGTTCGCGGCATTCGCCCGGGCGACGGGCTACCGCACCGTCGCCGAGCGGCCGCTCGACCCGGAGAGCTACCCCGGCGCCCCGCCCGAGAACCTGCAGCCCGGATCGATGGTGTTCACCGGCACGCCGGGACCGGTCGATCTGCGTCACCTCAGCCAGTGGTGGGCGTGGGTTCCCGGCGCGAACTGGCGCCGCCCGTTCGGTCCCGGGTCCACGATCGCCGACCGCGCCGACCACCCCGTCGTGCACGTCGCCCACGAAGACGCCGCCGCCTACGCGGAGTGGGCGGGCGGGCGGTTGCCGACGGAGGCGGAGTGGGAGCTCGCGGCGCGCGGCGGCAGGCACGCGGCATCCTTCACCTGGGGCGACGACCCCGAACCGGCCGGAGCCCACCTCGCCAACTTCTGGCACGGCGAGTTCCCGTGGCGGGCCCGCCCGGGCTACGGATGGACGACGCCGGTCGGGTCGTTCCCGCCCAACGACTTCGGCCTCTACGACATGGCAGGCAACGTCTGGGAGTGGACGTCGGACTGGTACGCACCGCACGAGGAGGCGGCCGGATGCTGCGTGCCGGAGGTCTCGAGCGTCGAACCCGGCAGCCCCTTCGACGTGCCGCGCAGGGTGGTGAAGGGCGGCTCGTTCCTGTGCGCCGACAGCTACTGCCAGCGCTACCGCCCCGCCGCCCGCCGCGGCCAGGCCGTCGACACCGGAATGAGCCACGTCGGATTCCGTCTGGCGCTGTGA